A window from Gossypium raimondii isolate GPD5lz chromosome 7, ASM2569854v1, whole genome shotgun sequence encodes these proteins:
- the LOC105785389 gene encoding transcription repressor OFP8, producing MENRFKLRISRMFRSSFGSCRTRKISDVIEKPIFTPQNHKNTVPLFDPSPSPPPKPKPFPSICKPRRSESTQTAVNHDCVMVTHKETIPRRRKTNTARCYYPAFVSSAVTGGYHHPMSPLNFFSYCKDFGFYEKKKTVTRHKTKTKKKKRVYHVHHKTNNNTTPFFFSSSSRESANYGGPWWWLSSEEDETETLFSSMNLSSDSSESISARRIRPLSNRKNCNNPRRRKAKNSSCDNDNNNKVKDSFAVVKRSSDPYNDFRTSMVEMIVERQIFAAEDLEQLLQCFLSLNSHHHHGIIVEVFTEICETLFSNWS from the coding sequence ATGGAAAATCGATTCAAACTAAGAATCTCTCGCATGTTCCGGTCCTCTTTCGGATCCTGCCGGACCCGGAAAATCTCCGACGTTATCGAAAAGCCCATTTTCACCCCTCAAAACCACAAAAACACCGTCCCATTATTCGACCCTTCACCGTCGCCGCCGCCAAAGCCTAAACCTTTCCCTTCCATTTGTAAACCCAGACGCTCTGAATCAACCCAAACCGCCGTCAACCATGACTGTGTTATGGTCACACATAAAGAAACCATCCCAAGACGCCGTAAAACCAACACCGCTCGTTGTTATTACCCTGCTTTCGTTTCTTCCGCCGTTACCGGTGGTTATCATCACCCTATGTCGCCGTTGAACTTTTTCTCCTATTGTAAAGACTTTGGGTTTTACGAGAAGAAAAAAACCGTAACCAGACACAAAacgaaaacaaagaagaaaaaaagggtttATCATGTTCATCACAAAACCAACAACAATACCACGCCGTTTTTTTTCAGTTCATCTTCACGAGAAAGTGCTAATTACGGAGGTCCATGGTGGTGGCTTAGcagtgaagaagatgaaaccGAAACCCTTTTCTCTTCAATGAACCTCTCGTCCGACTCATCTGAATCCATCTCCGCCCGTCGGATTCGACCGCTTTCCAACCGGAAAAACTGTAACAATCCTCGCCGAAGAAAAGCTAAGAACAGTAGCTGTGATAATGATAACAACAACAAAGTGAAAGATAGCTTTGCTGTGGTGAAACGATCCAGTGATCCATACAATGATTTTAGGACATCAATGGTGGAGATGATCGTTGAAAGACAGATATTTGCGGCTGAAGATTTAGAACAGCTGTTACAGTGTTTCTTGTCGTTGAACTCTCATCACCATCATGGGATTATTGTCGAAGTTTTTACAGAGATTTGTGAGACATTGTTCTCTAACTGGTCTTAA